The Archocentrus centrarchus isolate MPI-CPG fArcCen1 chromosome 24, fArcCen1, whole genome shotgun sequence DNA segment GATATGAATCATACATTAATACTACCTAGTACAATAAAGTGGGGTGCATTTTAATCAGTGCACTGTTGGTAATACAAACACGAAAGCGATGTACTGTTTACtgataataaaaatacattcagtACGCATACATTACGCATCTTGTCCTCGTGAGATGCTTACAACCTTTAATTACAGTTTATAGTGGCAGATACTGAAACACCACAAAGAGTGCTGCTGGTCTCTACACAGAATCAGCTCATTTACCACTGGTGTCCTTTACACACTGTACAGCATGCATGGTGTAAGACACAGGAAAGTCGAATCCTTTAAGGCATGCCACAAACTTCAAGGAAAACAATTCTTGCAAACCTGAAGAAGCATttgatgcaaaaagaaaaaaaatatatatatcattttCTCAAGGAAAACAACAATACTGCTGTTTCTTATTTTCAGAATCACTTCACTTCTTTAAATAGCAACAGATACAGCATTTACAGAGCACATGAGCTTGCATTATGTTGCAGTCTATACACTACAGGTGTGCGGTGCTGCTGGGACGGCCTTACTCTGATTTTGTGACTGAAAGCTTGTAGCATTCAATGGACAATCTTTTCAGATCCACTAAGTattaaatacttaaaaataGCTTCAGAGATTTCACTtcactgccattttttttttttattcaataaaacTTGCCTGTAGAACATGAACCTGAGGTCATGAGGTagatgtgcagagctgcagttgTAAATGTTGGATCACTTCAGTGTCGTTGCCTTCATATTCTTTGTTAGTTCTTCATCTGCTCGTCTTCGATACCACAGGCCCGCTCGATTTCCTTCGGATGTTCAAAGACTGCATGCACGAACTGGCCAAACAGGCGCTCCATGTAGCTCTCCCCACGAGGAAACAAACCCTGCAAGAAGGCAATGTGTCCCCCGTGGGCTGTCAATACAAGGGCAACATTAGGAAGCTCCTGGACTATGTTCACTGGGAAGGCTGCGAAAGCAGGAAATACATTGGAAAAGAAAGTCAGAATTAATATAAAGAGACAACCGAGTAGACAGAAAGCAGAAGTAAGTTAGAAACCTCTCGTCCCCTAGAGATCTTACACAAAGGTGACTTCAACGTCcataattaaatataaaaaaaggatTGCGTTAGGGAAAAATACTATAAATACTCTGTGTTTTCCTCTTCATCTCAGTCCATCGTAAATGAGCTCAGACACAAAGGTGACAACGCTTTGTTTTCCTGAGCCCATGGCAGTGAATTTCTAACCTGATGGCCTTGAGATctcagccttgtttttttttaacttcacatTTATGAGTAAACCAGTACAGCTGCTGTATCAGCGCAAACACCGACCCGCCTCTCCTGTTCTCTTACTCACCATTTTGGGGAGAGAAGGGGTCATCGGCAGCATTGAGACACAAGATGGGTACGGCTGTACTGGGGAGCTTTTTGTCTGGGCTGGCATCGTGGTAATAATCCGTACATGACTTATAACCAAACACCAGAGACGTGAAGCGTTCGTCAAACTCGCGGATGGACCGAGCCTAGAGCAGGGTGTGACATTAAATGACGATGAACAAAAAGTCAATTATATACATAAGGAAATCATAAACTGTGAGTCGTAATGTGCCATACCTTTAAGACATAGTCAACATCTACCACTTTCTCCAAAATCTTCCTGTGCctgtgaaaaagagattttttttattattattatttatttaactgggttaacaaatgtaaacatttaggaaccacaacTTATCTGACCTGGTGACAGCACGATGCAAGCATCTTGTGATGTGCTTGTTGAAGAGCAACCAGTTGAGAGGTTCCTCCATCGAGTAACAGGACTTATGCGCATCCCAGGGTACGGAGATGGTGATACCTGCAACCATCCCTGACGCTGTGCGCTTACGGGCCAGGTAGTTTAACAATACCATGCTGCAGCAGGCGAAAGGAGAGGAATAAAACAGgcattcaaaaaaagaaaaaaagaaatggaaggAAAGAGACAGACGGCAAATCTAGGACCAGAAATGCAGGACACTGGAAACACTCTGCACCAACTCACCCCTCCCAAAGACACACCAGCACCAAGCACAGGAGCACTGGGGTAGAGCCCTTTGACATGTTGCACACACGCTCGAGGTCTGAAGTGTTGGCAGCACAGTAGGTGACTGGCGTCTCAAGCAAGCAGAGGAGCACAGGAGGAGCGTTACATGCACGCATTTACATGCATTTCCGCTACTGCTATTGTTACTGTGAAAGCATGCAATGTGTATGAAGTTCTTCCATATTTATGTTATTaccaagaaaaaaactaaaaccagCAATGCCTGAATAAATTCAGCTTTGAAAACTGGTCACAAATGTATCATTTTATTGGGTAGAATCCATGCTGCAGGGGCCTGGGTTCTAGTCCGCCACAGTCTGTTTCCTGcatgtcaccccccccccccccccccccccacacacacacacacacacacacacacacacacactttgcacaTTTCTGTCGAACAAAGGCCAAAAAATgcccaaaaataaaatgtaaaaaaggaaaatgcttGACTTTGAAATATGACTTTCTTTGGGAAATGAGGATGAttaacatgcttttattttcaaccTGTTATCATTCTATAAAATTCAGGTAAATCTGATGAACTCCTTTCATATCAGGAGATCCCCTCTACATCATACATGTTCACATTTTCAGGCTCTAAATTGTGAAGCTACTTCACAGACTGTGCTGAAATGTCGCTTagcaaatgctgaaaatgaaatttAGCATGACTATAACTTTATTAGGTATTCATTGTGCTTACCAGCAACTCCTCCCCTCCAAGGCCTCTATTGTTGAAGACCACACATCTAAAAAGGGATGCATTTATGAAAACAGCTTCAGGCAAATATCAGGCACAAGTTACATAACTTTTCTGCTTAAAGTAAACTTTCTTGTTAGTGTTGTTTTTTAATCCATTCATTTTATATGCACTCAGTGAGTAGAAATGGTTTGtgtgaggagcacagctgacCTGTAACCGTGGCGTGCCGCCTGGCTAACAGCGTGAAGCACATAGGACTGCTGGCTGTTTCCTGTAATCCCTGGGAGGATGAGTACTGTGGGGCGCGTGGAGGAATCTGGGTAGGTTACACTGGCCTGATTGTCCACCCAGTCAAGAGAGATCTGACCCCCATCCACCGTACGAATCAGCTCACTGGGAGATGAAGGAAGGGGGCAAGACATTCATTAATTCATTTAATTAGATctttaaatgaatgtttttagCCCGCGTGTAAACAGTGTTAAACTGACAAAGAGGGTTTCTTCCTACTTGCGATAACTGACAGGGGGTCTGGACTTGAGGATAGCACAGACCAGCGTTTGAAGCCGGCCTCCCCAGCACCACGGAGTGGGACTGAAGCGCTCGGCTACCACGGGACAGTGCTTGTAGAGGAAAGTGCTGAAAGCCTCACTGCAAACCAGGGCTGGTGTCTGAGAGGAAACGAGACCAAATGAAGGTGTTATAAAAGCACAGGTGCTTACAGATTCATACCTGAGACAAGAACGAATGCAAAACATGACAGGTGAGGGGAACAAGGGAAAGGGAAAAGAGTGGCAGCGTGACAGGTATGCAGAAGTAGTGCATTTAAACACTTTGTGGAAATGTTAAACAACTGCCTGCATTCAGCAAGTGGCTCGCAGAAAACAAGTCTTACCAATCATTTAGATATTTGAAGATGATATTTGGATATAGTCAATTCAAAATTCAGTATCATTTGTTATTTCGTAGACAGAGTCTATGTAAATATTTTagatatttgttattttttctgcattttataaataaagaaattctACTTATGGAAATACTTGGAATTCATCTTCACTTTAGGTTTAGTGCTTAAACTTTAGCACAATGTTCAATGTGAAGattcactatattgccaaaagtattcattcccCCATCCaagtcattgaattcaggtgttccaattacttccatggccacaggtgtataaaccaagcacctaggcatgcagactgcttctacagacaCTTGTGAAAGAATGTGTCGCTCTCAGGAtctcagtgaatcccagcgtaGTATCGTAATAGGATTATTACGATACTACGCTGGgactgtgcaacaagtccagtcatgaaatttcactactaaatattccacagtcaaccgTTAGTGGTATTAGatcaaagtggaagtgattgggaatgacaacaACTCACAAAGGgttaggccacgtaaaatggtcagcggatgctgaggcacatagtgtgcagaggtcaccaactttctgcagtcaatcgctacagacctctaAACTTcaggtggccttcagattaactcaagaacactgcgttggatgcagtggtgtaaagcacaacaccactggactctattgcagtggagacgtgttctctggagtgacgaatcatgCTTCTCAcaccagtccacaaagcaggtccataaagacatggatgagagagtttggtgtggaagaacgtGACAGAGTCCTGAACTCAACCAGCTAGAACacatttgggatgaattagagcggagactgtgagccaggccttctcatgcAACACcagtctgacctcacaaatgcacttctggaagaatggtcaaaaattctcataaattttgtggaaagccttcacagaatagttgaagctgttatagctgcaaagggggGGCCAACATcctattaaaccctatggattaagaatgggatgtcactcaagttcatatctgtgtgaaggcagattgcaccaatatttttggcaatatagtgtagctgATAAGCTGGTTATTACTAAATTACCATTGGGTCCACTCATAGCCATAATCTTCTTCAAGTCTTATTTATGAAATCAATAAAAGAGTCTTTAATTTTGTAGAATAAAGTATAATATCTCATATACAGATTATACACATAATACAACATTGTTACCTCGTATTAGGATTTCGCTTGTATGCAAAATAAagttaataaaacatttttttaactcGGAGCTTTGTATTCACCAAACATCAAAAAATtatcaaacaaaaatattagataagctttaaaagctaaaagaacagtaaataaataaataaaatagaaaaacacatatgTAATTAATTATAAAAAGGAACTAGCGCAGTATAAATTAGAATAAGCTCTAATCGGGTATAATGatcatcattttaaatgaaaggcTTAAAATTAAAGCTAAATTGGATATTAAAGCGGGTTCAGCGCAGTCATCGCCGCTTACGTTGACCGCAGAGACTGACCTGACACTCGCGGCCCCACAGATAGTACAGTGCGGCTGTGAGGGAGCAGATGATCACCGTGTACGGCCTGGAAACACACTCCCAGTATGTTCTCCATAGCTCCGCATGAGTCAgaaacatgacaatgatctaTCTGAGTCCAGCTGCTAGCCGGCGATATGAAGCGGACTCGTTAACCGACACAACGGAACAATAGGACAGAATGACGTGGGTTAATATTTAATGCCCGACAACCTGCCTTCATCACTAACATCTATCGTTCAAGATGTTGTACTTCGATTCATCCCATCGGCCCCGGCGATAAAGATTAGACGCCGGTATCCATCACATCAGTCTGGCGATTTCTCCAGGAGCCGCAGCTGCTTCCTAGTTCTCATGGCCGAAGCTCCTGATTGGACAAAAGCTCCAACTTCAAGGTCAACGTCATGAGTTCGCTGCAAACATGTAGACTACAAATATGGAGATCCGGTGACGCGCAGGCGCTTCTCCCTTGTTTTTGGCCAACAAGAAATTATTACATTACCGCCACCAGCTGGTACGGAGTTTAGATCTGAATGTTtagtatttattaaaaataaaactcataTTATCTTTGACACATAAGGCGGGTTTTTAAATATCTATTATATCTAAATCATTTCTGCCTCTTATTTTTGGCAGTGCATTCACATTAACTGCTCCTTTTTATGCCCACATTTCAACAgtgtgttgtttagttcagGGGGTCCAGATCTGAGTCTCTCCTTTTCCTGCCCACTTCATTTCAATCAACTTCCACTTACTCTTGTTTATTCCACCTTTCCCTCAATTCCCTCAAATTCTGCTGAGTCCAGCTGTCAAATCActttaaaagctttttgtgGCTTCCTTTCCAGTCTCAcgtattttcctgtttttttgtttttttacaccaAATGTGCCAGTACATATAAAAGTATTCCTGCAGGCCCCATTACATGAAtttgctcaaatgtaaatataaaatgtaaatgaaaacagaacacagTGATTTGtaaaatctcataaacccatattttattcacaataaaatatagaaataatgTCAAATCTTCagactgagacattttacagtttcatgaaaaatatacgttcattttgaatttgacagTTGGGACAGGGCAATAGAAGGCTGTAAGTTGTACttaaaggaaacagctggaggaatatTTTGAAGCTAATTGGGTTAATGAGCAACAGGTCAATAACATGACTATTAATGTATGAAAAGGGCATACATTAATAGTTTGGAAATCATTATTGGATGTCagtgatcttcaggccctcaggcgGCACTGTATCAACAACAGGcaacaacagcatggcttcacaATAGAAGATAAACCATGAAactaaaaatatgacaaaaaaggCCCAGGACTGCTGGAATCCTATaacagacaagaatgggacaacattcgtCTCCCAAacatccagcagctgctctcctcagttcccagacacTTACAGactttgttaaaagaagagggggatgctacacagtggtaaacatggccctgtcccaacatttttttttttagatgtgttgctgccatcaaattcaaactgaccttaa contains these protein-coding regions:
- the LOC115774267 gene encoding LOW QUALITY PROTEIN: phospholipase ABHD3-like (The sequence of the model RefSeq protein was modified relative to this genomic sequence to represent the inferred CDS: inserted 1 base in 1 codon) — its product is MFLTHAELWRTYWECVSRPYTVIICSLTAALYYLWGRECQTPALVCSEAFSTFLYKHCPVVAERFSPTPWCWGGRLQTLVCAILKSRPPVSYRNELIRTVDGGQISLDWVDNQASVTYPDSSTRPTVLILPGITGNSQQSYVLHAVSQAARHGYRCVVFNNRGLGGEELLTPVTYCAANTSDLEXCVQHVKGLYPSAPVLGAGVSLGGVSCMVLLNYLARKRTASGMVAGITISVPWDAHKSCYSMEEPLNWLLFNKHITRCLHRAVTRHRKILEKVVDVDYVLKARSIREFDERFTSLVFGYKSCTDYYHDASPDKKLPSTAVPILCLNAADDPFSPQNAFPVNIVQELPNVALVLTAHGGHIAFLQGLFPRGESYMERLFGQFVHAVFEHPKEIERACGIEDEQMKN